One Megamonas hypermegale genomic window carries:
- the leuS gene encoding leucine--tRNA ligase, whose protein sequence is MEKYCPQTIEKKWQKIWDETNAYQIKNDPSKPKYYVLEMFPYPSGNLHMGHVRNYSIGDVIARYKTMNGFNVLHPMGFDAFGMPAENAAIKHGVRPSDWTEDNMANMTRQQKEMGLSYDWDRKVATCHEDYYKWTQWLFELFYKKGLAYKKKASANWCETCHTVLANEQVIDGKCWRCDSTVVKKDLEQWFLKITDYADVLLKDLDKLKGWPNRVKIMQDNWIGRSEGAQFSFDVPEYNEKISVYTTRPDTVFGVSYVVLAAEHPLVKKFIKGKENEQEILKFIEEVHNMNEIERTSSESEKKGMFTGVYAINPFNGEKVPVWVTNYVLYEYGTGAVMGVPTHDERDFMFAKKYNLPMKIVIQNKDNSLTLETMENAYVDDGVLVNSGQFTGMNNRKAITAMIDWLEENKLGERHVNYRLRDWLISRQRYWGAPIPVIYCPHCGEVLVPEEDLPVKLPKDVKFETGATSPLAQSEEFVNCTCPKCGGPARRETDTMDTFICSSWYYMRYADPHNDKMPFSKEAVDYWLPVDQYIGGIEHAILHLLYSRFFTKVLKDAGLVNFDEPFTNLLTQGMVIKDGSKMSKSKGNVVSPEEIIKKYGADTARVFILFAAPPERDLEWSDQGVEGAWRFIQRVWRIVLSYADKVKENQPFDKNALTKEEKELFRILNVTIQKVTEDIGTRGTFNTAISTIMELVNAFYTFKDGNLNAGLAREVVINLIKLLAPFAPHVTEELWQQIGQKGSVHHTTWPTFDPKATVADEVEVVVQVNGKVRSKIMIASTATREQQQEQALADEKIKGLIEGKTIVKVISVPQKLVNIVVKG, encoded by the coding sequence ATGGAAAAATATTGTCCACAGACCATTGAAAAAAAATGGCAAAAAATCTGGGACGAAACTAATGCTTATCAGATTAAAAACGACCCAAGTAAACCAAAATATTATGTACTTGAAATGTTCCCTTATCCTTCTGGAAATCTACATATGGGACACGTTCGCAACTATTCCATCGGTGATGTTATCGCTCGTTACAAAACCATGAACGGCTTTAATGTACTTCACCCAATGGGATTTGATGCTTTCGGTATGCCAGCAGAAAATGCTGCTATCAAACACGGCGTTCGTCCTTCCGATTGGACAGAAGACAACATGGCAAACATGACTCGCCAGCAAAAAGAAATGGGTCTTTCCTATGACTGGGATAGAAAAGTTGCTACTTGCCATGAAGATTATTATAAATGGACACAATGGCTTTTTGAATTATTCTATAAAAAAGGTCTCGCTTATAAGAAAAAAGCTTCCGCTAACTGGTGCGAAACTTGCCATACTGTACTTGCAAATGAACAGGTTATCGATGGCAAATGCTGGCGTTGCGATTCCACTGTTGTAAAAAAAGACCTTGAACAGTGGTTCTTAAAAATCACAGATTACGCTGATGTACTCTTAAAAGACCTCGACAAACTCAAAGGTTGGCCAAACCGCGTAAAAATCATGCAGGATAACTGGATTGGCAGAAGTGAAGGCGCACAATTCAGCTTTGATGTACCAGAATACAATGAAAAGATTTCAGTTTATACAACTCGCCCTGATACCGTTTTCGGTGTATCTTATGTAGTTTTAGCAGCTGAACATCCACTTGTAAAAAAATTCATCAAAGGCAAAGAAAACGAACAAGAAATTTTAAAATTCATTGAAGAAGTTCACAACATGAACGAAATCGAACGTACTTCCAGCGAATCTGAAAAGAAAGGTATGTTCACTGGCGTTTATGCTATAAATCCATTCAACGGCGAAAAAGTACCTGTATGGGTAACAAACTATGTTCTCTATGAATATGGTACTGGTGCTGTTATGGGTGTTCCAACTCATGATGAACGTGACTTCATGTTCGCTAAAAAATACAATTTACCAATGAAAATTGTTATCCAGAATAAAGATAATTCCCTCACACTTGAAACAATGGAAAATGCTTACGTTGATGATGGTGTACTCGTAAATTCTGGTCAATTCACCGGCATGAACAATCGCAAAGCTATCACAGCTATGATTGATTGGCTCGAAGAAAACAAACTCGGTGAACGTCATGTAAATTACCGTTTACGCGATTGGCTCATTTCCCGTCAACGTTATTGGGGTGCACCAATTCCAGTAATTTACTGCCCTCATTGCGGTGAAGTTCTCGTACCTGAAGAAGATTTACCTGTTAAATTACCAAAAGACGTTAAATTTGAAACTGGTGCTACTTCTCCACTTGCTCAATCCGAAGAATTTGTCAACTGCACTTGTCCAAAATGCGGTGGCCCTGCAAGACGTGAAACAGATACTATGGATACATTCATTTGTTCTTCTTGGTATTATATGCGCTATGCTGACCCACACAATGACAAAATGCCATTCTCTAAAGAAGCTGTAGATTACTGGCTCCCAGTTGACCAATATATCGGCGGTATCGAACACGCTATTTTGCATTTGCTCTATTCCCGTTTCTTCACTAAAGTCTTAAAAGACGCTGGTCTTGTAAACTTTGATGAACCATTCACAAACCTCTTAACTCAAGGTATGGTTATCAAAGATGGTTCTAAAATGAGTAAATCAAAAGGCAATGTAGTATCCCCAGAAGAAATCATCAAAAAATATGGCGCTGATACAGCTCGTGTCTTCATCTTATTCGCTGCTCCACCAGAACGTGACCTCGAATGGAGTGACCAAGGTGTAGAAGGTGCTTGGCGTTTCATTCAGCGTGTTTGGAGAATTGTTCTCTCCTATGCTGATAAAGTAAAAGAAAATCAGCCATTTGATAAAAATGCTTTAACTAAAGAAGAAAAAGAATTATTCCGTATCTTAAACGTTACAATTCAAAAAGTAACAGAAGATATCGGCACTCGTGGCACATTCAACACTGCTATCAGTACAATCATGGAACTTGTAAATGCGTTCTATACTTTCAAAGATGGCAACTTAAATGCTGGTCTTGCTCGCGAAGTTGTTATCAACTTGATTAAACTCTTAGCACCATTTGCTCCACACGTTACTGAAGAACTCTGGCAACAAATCGGTCAAAAAGGCAGTGTACATCATACAACTTGGCCTACATTTGACCCAAAAGCAACTGTTGCTGATGAAGTTGAAGTAGTTGTTCAAGTTAATGGTAAAGTACGTTCTAAAATCATGATTGCTTCTACTGCAACTCGTGAACAACAACAAGAACAAGCACTTGCTGATGAAAAAATCAAAGGCTTAATCGAAGGTAAAACTATCGTTAAAGTAATCAGCGTACCACAAAAACTTGTAAACATTGTAGTAAAAGGCTAA
- the lepA gene encoding translation elongation factor 4: MDAKHIRNFSIIAHIDHGKSTLADRLIEYTGTLTEREMEAQVLDNMDLERERGITIKAQTVRLHYKAKDGEIYELNLIDTPGHVDFNYEVSRSLAACEGALLVVDATQGVEAQTLANVYLALEHDLEIIPVINKIDLPSAEPEMVKQEIEDIIGLDTSDAVLASAKTGIGIEDILEQIVQKIPAPPADNDKPLKALIFDSYFDAYKGVIAHIRVVDGMIKPGMRLKMMATGKEFEVTDIGCFRPAPVNINMLESGEVGFVAGSLKNVRDVRVGDTITAANNPADEALPGYRGVTPMVYCGLYPVDSSDYENLKDALEKLQLNDAALTFEPETSIALGFGFRCGFLGLLHMDVIQERLEREYKLKLITTAPSVIYHVYKTNKEMVKIDNPASMPPPTEIEHIEEPYVKATVIVPNDYVGPVMEISQDKRGVFKTMDYLDVNRVMVVYHIPLSEIIYDYFDKLKSATRGYASLDYELTDYQPSKLVKLDILLNGEPVDALSTIVHVDRAASRGRQLAEKLKNIIPRQMFEIPIQAAVGNKIIARENVRAMRKDVLAKCYGGDITRKRKLLEKQKEGKKRMKAVGSVEVPQEAFMAILKID; this comes from the coding sequence TTGGACGCAAAACATATTAGAAATTTTTCCATTATAGCACATATTGACCATGGAAAGTCTACATTAGCGGATAGATTAATTGAATATACAGGTACGCTCACTGAGCGTGAAATGGAAGCACAAGTTTTGGATAATATGGATTTAGAACGTGAACGCGGTATCACCATAAAAGCCCAGACTGTGCGCCTACATTATAAGGCAAAAGATGGCGAGATTTACGAACTCAATTTAATTGACACACCGGGCCACGTTGACTTTAACTACGAAGTATCTCGTAGCTTAGCGGCGTGTGAAGGTGCATTGCTCGTTGTCGATGCTACGCAAGGTGTAGAAGCTCAAACTCTTGCCAATGTGTATTTAGCACTAGAACATGATTTAGAGATAATTCCAGTTATCAACAAAATTGATTTACCAAGTGCTGAACCTGAAATGGTAAAACAAGAAATTGAAGATATCATCGGACTTGATACTTCTGATGCTGTGCTCGCCAGCGCTAAGACTGGTATCGGCATTGAAGATATTTTGGAACAGATTGTACAAAAAATTCCGGCACCACCAGCTGATAATGATAAACCATTAAAAGCACTCATTTTTGACTCATACTTTGATGCGTATAAAGGCGTAATCGCTCATATTCGTGTCGTAGATGGCATGATTAAACCTGGTATGAGATTAAAAATGATGGCTACAGGCAAAGAATTTGAAGTAACAGATATTGGTTGCTTCCGTCCTGCTCCAGTAAATATAAATATGTTAGAAAGTGGCGAAGTTGGTTTTGTTGCAGGTAGTTTGAAAAATGTGCGTGATGTACGTGTCGGTGATACGATAACTGCTGCTAATAATCCAGCTGATGAAGCACTTCCAGGTTATCGTGGTGTTACACCAATGGTTTATTGTGGTCTTTATCCAGTTGATAGCTCTGATTATGAAAATTTAAAAGATGCTTTGGAAAAATTGCAATTAAATGATGCGGCATTGACTTTTGAACCAGAAACATCAATTGCGCTCGGCTTTGGTTTTCGTTGCGGTTTCTTAGGTCTTTTGCATATGGATGTTATTCAAGAACGTTTGGAACGCGAATATAAATTAAAACTCATAACTACAGCACCAAGTGTTATTTACCATGTATATAAAACGAATAAAGAAATGGTAAAAATTGATAACCCTGCTTCTATGCCACCACCAACTGAAATTGAACATATTGAAGAACCATATGTAAAAGCGACTGTCATTGTACCAAATGATTATGTTGGCCCTGTTATGGAAATTTCTCAGGATAAACGCGGTGTATTTAAGACAATGGATTATCTCGATGTGAACCGTGTAATGGTTGTATATCACATTCCGCTTAGTGAAATCATCTATGATTATTTTGATAAATTGAAATCAGCTACACGTGGATATGCTTCACTTGATTATGAATTGACTGATTATCAGCCATCAAAACTTGTTAAATTGGATATTTTGCTCAACGGTGAACCAGTCGATGCACTTTCTACTATTGTACACGTTGATAGAGCTGCTAGCCGTGGTCGTCAATTAGCTGAAAAACTTAAAAATATAATTCCGCGTCAAATGTTTGAAATTCCAATTCAAGCTGCGGTGGGCAATAAGATTATCGCTCGTGAAAACGTTCGCGCAATGCGTAAAGACGTATTGGCAAAATGTTATGGCGGGGATATCACTCGTAAACGTAAATTGTTGGAAAAACAGAAAGAAGGTAAAAAACGCATGAAGGCAGTAGGTTCTGTAGAAGTTCCACAAGAAGCTTTCATGGCGATTTTAAAAATAGACTGA
- a CDS encoding heparan-alpha-glucosaminide N-acetyltransferase domain-containing protein gives MYKKRYELLDTLRGFSLLNMIGYHFIWDLIYIFSVIDNTLPNLFYIWQQFICISFIFISGFCWQLSHNHIKRGALIFICGLSISLVTYIFTPKNTIIFGILTFLGSATLIIILLHKILSHLKPLTGFLLSSFFFIFFRQITRGYIGFPFYKIQLPDKIYTNHFTAYLGFPHDDFTSADYFPILPWIFLFISGYYAYQYCCNHKLLSYFEKKLSPFLNYLGKKSLIIYLLHQPIIYSLLNIAL, from the coding sequence ATGTATAAAAAACGCTATGAACTATTAGATACCTTGCGAGGTTTTAGCCTTCTAAATATGATAGGCTACCATTTCATTTGGGATTTAATATATATCTTTTCCGTTATAGATAATACCCTGCCGAATTTATTTTATATTTGGCAACAATTTATTTGCATTTCCTTTATTTTTATATCAGGATTTTGCTGGCAACTCAGCCACAATCACATAAAACGCGGCGCTTTAATCTTTATCTGCGGTTTATCAATCAGCTTAGTTACATATATCTTCACACCAAAAAACACAATTATATTCGGTATTCTGACTTTTTTAGGTTCCGCTACATTAATTATAATACTACTGCACAAAATATTATCTCATTTAAAACCCCTAACAGGCTTTTTATTAAGTTCATTTTTCTTCATCTTTTTCAGACAGATTACCCGCGGTTATATCGGTTTTCCTTTTTATAAAATCCAACTTCCCGACAAAATCTATACCAACCATTTCACCGCTTATCTGGGTTTTCCTCATGATGATTTCACCTCAGCCGATTATTTTCCGATACTGCCATGGATATTTTTATTTATAAGCGGTTATTATGCTTATCAATATTGCTGCAATCATAAACTCTTATCATATTTTGAGAAAAAACTATCACCTTTTTTAAATTACCTCGGCAAAAAATCTTTAATAATCTATCTGCTACACCAGCCAATAATATATTCCCTGCTAAATATCGCATTATAA
- the brnQ gene encoding branched-chain amino acid transport system II carrier protein has translation MQKIKTRDVIVIGFALFSMFFGAGNLIFPPHLGMTSGDEWLTGFSCFIFVEVFLSCVGIYAMVLGGGSITALEDAIGKIPGRILNIIIILCTGVLIAPPRTAATTFEMSIAPFTDKISLLAFSIIFFAIVFITTIRPTRFVDIIGKYLTPILVICTFILIIAGIVNPIGEIAPPLSSTVAQDGVIAGYQTMDILAVVGFGIVMLNTLRLKGYTDHKVQLKAIIYICIVAGLLLCSIYGGLAYLGATSSQVISHDLNQAQLIVAITRHLLGSTGTLILGIIVGFACLTTAIGLAGATAYFFEKISNGKIKYQTWIVINILISASLCNLGLTSIINLAVPILTTICPPFMVTVILLLFRNHIKNNAIYKVCAFIGLIFGLYYTIQSYI, from the coding sequence ATGCAAAAAATTAAAACACGTGATGTAATCGTAATCGGATTTGCTTTATTTTCTATGTTCTTTGGCGCTGGAAATCTAATTTTCCCGCCACATTTAGGAATGACTTCTGGAGATGAATGGTTGACCGGCTTTTCTTGCTTTATCTTCGTTGAAGTATTTCTTTCCTGTGTTGGTATTTATGCCATGGTACTCGGTGGAGGTAGTATCACAGCACTTGAAGATGCTATTGGAAAAATCCCTGGTAGAATTTTAAATATCATTATTATTTTATGTACAGGTGTATTGATTGCTCCACCACGTACTGCCGCTACTACCTTTGAAATGAGTATCGCACCATTTACTGATAAAATCTCATTATTGGCTTTTTCCATTATCTTTTTTGCCATTGTATTTATAACGACAATTCGCCCGACTCGCTTTGTTGATATAATCGGTAAATATTTAACACCAATACTTGTCATTTGTACATTTATCTTAATCATAGCAGGTATTGTAAACCCTATTGGTGAAATTGCACCACCATTATCTTCTACAGTAGCACAAGATGGTGTTATTGCAGGTTATCAAACAATGGACATTTTAGCCGTTGTTGGTTTTGGTATTGTAATGCTCAATACACTTCGCCTCAAAGGTTACACTGACCACAAAGTACAATTAAAAGCTATCATTTATATTTGTATTGTTGCAGGTCTTTTGCTTTGCTCTATTTATGGCGGACTTGCTTATCTTGGAGCAACTTCTAGCCAAGTCATAAGTCATGACTTAAACCAAGCTCAGCTCATTGTCGCTATCACACGCCATTTACTCGGTAGCACAGGTACACTTATTCTCGGTATTATCGTTGGCTTTGCTTGCCTTACAACAGCTATCGGTCTTGCTGGAGCAACAGCATATTTCTTTGAAAAAATTTCCAATGGCAAAATAAAATATCAAACTTGGATTGTAATAAACATCTTAATCAGTGCTTCATTATGTAATCTCGGTCTCACATCTATAATCAATTTAGCTGTACCGATTTTAACTACAATTTGTCCACCATTTATGGTTACAGTAATCTTGCTTTTATTCCGCAACCATATTAAAAATAATGCCATTTATAAAGTATGTGCATTCATCGGTCTTATCTTTGGTCTTTACTATACAATACAATCTTACATTTAA
- a CDS encoding ribonuclease J: MAREVQKLQIIPLGGLGEIGKNMTVVRYGDDILVIDAGLMFPEEEMLGIDLVIPDITYLLENKDKIRAIVLTHGHEDHIGALPYVLRQIPGVPVYGTRLTLGILEGRLRENGVDASTLHPVHHGDIISAGCFTVGFIRVNHSIADACGLSIKTPIGMIVHTGDFKFDYTPIDGKMTDFRAFSDLGNRGVLALLADSTNAEREGHTPSERTVGIAFDRTFRKAKNRIIIATFSSNVHRIQQVVDTAVKYNRHVAILGRSMINVVNISIKLGYLNIPEGVLIDVDEINNYPLNQIVIITTGSQGEPMSALTRMSTSNHRKVGILPGDTIIISATPIPGNEKLVSRTIDNLLKQGADVVYGRDEGIHVSGHASREELKLMHNLVRPKFFIPVHGEYHHIVKHAKLAESIGMPKENIFISENGQVLEFTRDEGHVAGKVVAGKVLIDGLGVGDVGNIVLRDRRQLSQDGILIVVVTMDKERCCIAAGPDIVSRGFVYVRESEALMEEAKERVTTAIENCLANNITEWSVLKNDIREAIGRYLYEKTRRRPMILPIIMEV, encoded by the coding sequence TTGGCAAGGGAAGTTCAAAAATTGCAAATAATTCCTTTGGGCGGACTTGGCGAAATCGGCAAAAATATGACAGTTGTACGTTATGGCGATGATATTCTAGTTATAGATGCCGGATTAATGTTCCCTGAAGAAGAAATGCTGGGTATAGACTTAGTTATTCCTGACATTACGTATTTATTAGAAAATAAAGACAAAATAAGAGCTATTGTGCTCACACATGGTCATGAAGACCATATCGGAGCTTTGCCTTATGTTTTAAGACAAATTCCTGGCGTACCAGTATATGGTACACGTTTGACACTTGGAATTTTGGAAGGCAGACTCAGAGAAAACGGAGTAGATGCTAGTACACTCCATCCTGTACATCATGGAGATATAATCAGTGCAGGTTGCTTTACTGTTGGTTTTATTCGTGTAAATCATAGTATTGCAGATGCATGTGGTTTATCAATAAAAACACCTATCGGTATGATTGTACATACAGGTGATTTTAAATTTGATTATACGCCAATTGATGGCAAAATGACAGATTTTAGAGCTTTCTCTGATTTAGGTAATAGAGGTGTTCTAGCACTTTTAGCAGATAGTACAAATGCTGAACGTGAAGGCCATACACCGAGCGAACGCACTGTAGGCATTGCGTTTGATAGAACGTTCCGCAAGGCAAAAAATCGTATTATCATCGCTACATTTTCTTCTAATGTACATCGCATTCAGCAAGTAGTCGATACAGCTGTGAAATACAATCGCCATGTAGCTATACTCGGTCGCAGTATGATAAATGTTGTCAATATTTCTATAAAATTGGGATATCTCAACATTCCAGAAGGTGTACTGATTGATGTTGATGAAATCAATAACTACCCATTAAATCAAATAGTCATTATAACTACAGGTAGCCAAGGAGAACCAATGTCAGCTTTGACTCGTATGTCTACTTCTAATCATCGCAAAGTTGGTATTTTGCCAGGTGATACGATTATAATATCAGCTACACCTATTCCAGGTAATGAAAAACTTGTTTCACGAACTATTGATAATTTGTTGAAACAAGGTGCTGATGTTGTATATGGCCGTGATGAAGGAATTCATGTATCTGGTCATGCTAGTAGAGAAGAATTAAAACTCATGCACAATTTGGTTCGTCCAAAATTCTTTATACCGGTGCATGGTGAATATCATCATATAGTAAAACATGCTAAATTAGCTGAAAGCATTGGCATGCCAAAAGAAAACATCTTTATCAGTGAAAATGGCCAAGTGTTGGAATTCACACGCGATGAAGGTCATGTTGCTGGTAAAGTAGTTGCTGGTAAAGTTTTAATCGATGGCTTGGGTGTTGGCGATGTAGGTAATATCGTATTGCGCGACCGTCGTCAGCTTTCTCAAGATGGTATTTTAATCGTAGTTGTTACAATGGATAAAGAACGTTGTTGCATAGCTGCTGGTCCTGATATCGTCTCACGTGGTTTCGTTTATGTTAGAGAATCTGAAGCATTGATGGAAGAAGCTAAAGAACGCGTTACAACTGCCATTGAAAATTGTTTAGCCAATAATATAACAGAATGGTCTGTGCTTAAAAATGATATTCGTGAAGCTATTGGACGTTATTTATATGAAAAAACCCGCCGTCGTCCAATGATTTTACCGATTATCATGGAAGTTTAA
- the hemW gene encoding radical SAM family heme chaperone HemW, producing the protein MKNFGMYIHIPFCKQKCFYCDFASVKSSKDDNLLYKQYIEALCQEIVLYRELFPDICLDTIYFGGGTPSILSADLIKKVLETVSENFKFNSNCEITLEANPGTVDGEKLNSLKQNGINRLSFGVQAVQDELLKKIGRIHTIEEADLAIDLAKKAGFNNISVDLMYGLPSQTLEMLEQSVQWAVHKDIQHISIYGLQIEDGTVFGNLYDKGKLILPAEEDTEMMYDYLTQKLPKYGYRRYEISNFAIPNFESRHNLSYWQDKPYLGLGAGAHGYYGDKRVQNPFDIKMYINKCNQKIFPYEAEENVDKKAHMEEFCFLALRTIWGINKQKFKDTFNEDIHKIYKNIILKLIKKGLLKETDEAIYLTSKGMKFGNIVFSEFLL; encoded by the coding sequence ATGAAAAATTTTGGAATGTACATTCACATTCCGTTTTGCAAACAGAAATGTTTTTATTGTGATTTTGCTTCAGTTAAATCAAGTAAAGATGATAATTTACTTTATAAACAGTATATAGAAGCTCTTTGTCAGGAAATAGTTCTCTATCGGGAATTGTTTCCTGATATTTGTCTTGATACAATTTATTTTGGCGGTGGAACACCTTCTATCTTGTCAGCTGATTTAATAAAAAAAGTGCTTGAAACAGTAAGTGAAAATTTTAAGTTCAATAGTAATTGCGAAATCACTTTAGAAGCAAATCCAGGTACAGTTGATGGAGAAAAACTAAATTCATTAAAGCAAAACGGAATAAATAGGCTCAGTTTTGGGGTACAAGCAGTACAAGATGAGTTATTGAAAAAAATAGGGCGTATTCATACGATAGAAGAAGCAGACTTGGCGATAGATTTAGCTAAGAAAGCTGGCTTTAATAATATAAGTGTTGATTTGATGTATGGATTACCTAGTCAAACACTAGAGATGCTAGAGCAAAGCGTACAATGGGCTGTGCATAAAGATATACAGCATATTTCTATTTATGGTTTACAGATAGAAGATGGCACTGTTTTTGGTAATTTATACGATAAAGGAAAATTGATTTTGCCAGCAGAAGAAGACACAGAAATGATGTATGATTATTTGACGCAGAAATTGCCTAAATATGGCTATAGAAGATATGAAATTTCTAACTTTGCTATACCGAATTTTGAAAGTAGGCATAATCTTTCTTATTGGCAAGATAAGCCGTATCTTGGTTTAGGTGCTGGGGCGCATGGATATTATGGCGATAAAAGGGTACAAAATCCTTTTGATATAAAAATGTATATAAACAAATGTAATCAAAAAATATTCCCATATGAAGCAGAAGAAAATGTGGATAAAAAAGCGCATATGGAAGAATTTTGTTTTTTAGCCTTGAGAACTATATGGGGTATAAATAAACAAAAATTTAAGGATACATTCAATGAAGATATTCATAAAATATACAAAAATATAATATTAAAATTGATAAAAAAAGGTCTTTTAAAAGAAACAGATGAAGCAATATATTTAACTTCAAAGGGTATGAAATTTGGAAATATAGTGTTTAGTGAATTTTTATTATAG
- a CDS encoding restriction endonuclease subunit S — MSGLECSEIYFNNIHDNLFRLEAEYYKKIYLSIEKKLANYNELGMYVNSINCGPFGSSLLDDKYEINGVLVVRPFNLKQLTIENENLVYISEETLHDNNLKKYGRNTVLFSRVGDIKIGVSNRDNITISPNIIAVSLKNEFLAKYVAVFFYTKYGFLQIKRQLKISAQPTISTNVIEKLKIPFFDKLVDRIISKLDITENLMQQANKAYLKAEQLLVKELNIKIENNSNINIKSFNNSFSNSGRLDAEYYLAKYEALQKNIYKYPKKGNICSIITLQDKNITPKDNKKYKYIELANIDNIGNIIDCTEDFGVNLPTRARRIVHTGDVIVSSIEGSLNKCALITEEFDGAFCSTGFFVIKSGIFTSETLLVLFKSEILQNLMKKGCSGTILTAISKEEFEKICIPILNDNIQQKITCYIKQSKLLYNQSKLLLEAAKKSVEIAIEQNEDIALNYLQEQSDNILNNN; from the coding sequence ATGAGTGGGTTAGAATGCAGTGAAATATATTTTAATAATATACATGATAATTTATTTAGATTAGAAGCTGAATATTATAAAAAAATATATTTAAGCATAGAGAAAAAACTAGCTAATTATAATGAGTTAGGTATGTATGTTAACTCAATAAATTGTGGACCATTTGGTTCAAGTTTATTAGATGATAAGTATGAAATAAATGGTGTATTAGTTGTTAGACCTTTTAATTTAAAACAGCTTACAATAGAAAACGAAAATTTAGTATATATTTCAGAAGAAACATTGCATGATAACAACTTAAAAAAATATGGTAGAAATACAGTACTTTTTTCTAGAGTGGGAGATATAAAAATAGGGGTATCTAATAGAGATAATATAACTATCAGCCCTAATATTATTGCAGTTTCTTTGAAAAATGAATTCTTGGCAAAATATGTAGCGGTATTTTTTTATACTAAATATGGTTTTTTACAAATAAAAAGGCAGTTAAAAATATCTGCTCAACCGACTATATCAACAAATGTTATAGAAAAATTGAAAATACCATTTTTTGATAAGTTGGTGGATAGGATAATTTCTAAATTAGATATTACTGAAAATTTAATGCAACAAGCAAATAAAGCTTATTTAAAAGCTGAACAATTATTAGTAAAAGAATTAAATATAAAAATAGAAAATAATAGTAATATTAATATAAAATCATTTAATAATTCTTTTAGTAATAGTGGACGTTTAGATGCTGAATATTATTTAGCTAAATATGAAGCTTTACAAAAAAATATATATAAATATCCTAAAAAAGGAAATATATGTTCTATAATAACATTACAGGATAAAAATATAACACCTAAAGATAATAAAAAATATAAATATATAGAATTAGCTAATATTGACAATATAGGAAATATAATTGATTGTACAGAAGATTTTGGAGTGAATTTACCAACAAGAGCAAGAAGAATTGTTCATACAGGAGATGTGATTGTTTCATCAATTGAAGGTTCTTTAAATAAGTGTGCATTGATAACAGAAGAATTTGATGGAGCTTTTTGTTCTACTGGTTTTTTTGTAATAAAATCGGGAATATTTACATCAGAGACACTTTTAGTTTTATTTAAATCAGAAATATTGCAGAATTTAATGAAAAAAGGTTGTTCGGGTACTATTTTAACAGCAATAAGTAAAGAAGAATTTGAGAAAATTTGTATACCTATTTTAAATGATAATATACAACAAAAAATTACTTGTTATATAAAGCAATCAAAATTATTATATAATCAAAGTAAATTATTGTTAGAAGCTGCTAAAAAATCTGTAGAAATTGCTATTGAACAAAATGAAGATATTGCTCTAAATTATCTTCAAGAACAATCAGATAATATTTTGAATAATAATTAA
- a CDS encoding RrF2 family transcriptional regulator produces the protein MKISTKGRYALRTMIDLAVNDNGSPIPLKDIAARQDISLKYMEQIIALLIKAKLVKSVRGNNGGYLLAKSSMQYTAGDILRAAEGDLTPIDCLKKNHIACTRADTCTVQPFWLGLKKVINGYLDSITLSELARQAKEKSLIRF, from the coding sequence ATGAAAATATCTACTAAGGGTCGTTACGCTCTACGAACAATGATTGATTTAGCTGTAAACGACAACGGCAGTCCCATTCCTTTAAAAGATATTGCCGCTCGCCAAGATATCAGCTTAAAATACATGGAGCAAATTATCGCTCTTCTCATAAAAGCTAAATTGGTAAAAAGTGTACGTGGAAACAATGGTGGTTATTTACTAGCAAAATCCAGTATGCAATATACAGCAGGTGATATTCTTCGTGCTGCTGAAGGAGACTTAACACCTATTGATTGTTTGAAAAAAAATCATATTGCTTGTACTCGTGCTGATACTTGCACTGTGCAACCATTCTGGCTAGGGTTAAAAAAAGTGATAAATGGCTATTTAGATAGCATTACATTATCTGAACTTGCCCGCCAAGCAAAAGAAAAATCACTTATACGATTTTAA